A genomic segment from Nicotiana sylvestris chromosome 1, ASM39365v2, whole genome shotgun sequence encodes:
- the LOC138872204 gene encoding uncharacterized protein, with protein MAQAFARHFQYNIDIVPDCLSLTKVEKKPSESFREYGFRWREQAARVNPPMEEDGMAKYFLQALEPTYYGHLISAIGHDIEKCWHLKQAIQELIDANQIVVQSPDVPNINQNPLPAHAETHMIEIVHKDGDPKKSSKSVMMIRASESNLAKAPDSTKATPLTIEGMTEKPSSLNSKPLVLVVKGLSKDIGASPESSKVVVPGNSSKTVIVVKRPPISPIIIKPVTQHPVVDVKAVPWNYKQVILTYKGKEIEEEVNETGGLTRSGRCFTPEELRKAKPFKDSPMPVKKSVTEEEAEEFLKKMKVQDYSIVEQLRKIPAQISLLSLLIHSDEHRKVLMKILNEAHVPDKITGTEHNRALYLTVKCEDSIVLRVLVDNGSSANICPLSTLQKLNIGIERIHLNSVCVRGFDGGGKDSVGDIMLELPIGPVEFTMEFQVLDVVVSYNLLLGRSWLHVAKAVPSSLHQMVKFEWDRQEIVVHGDEDLLACNDTIVLFIKAEDDKGSWVYQTFETVYVEKIPEGKCIPGPRLSSASVMVANEMLKNVFMPSKG; from the exons atggctcaggcctttgcccggcactttcagtacaatatagacattgttccAGACTGCCTATCTCTGACCaaggtggaaaagaaacccagtgaaagctttagagaatatgggttccgatggagggagcaagctgcacgagtcaatcctccgatggaagaGGACGGGATGGCTAaatactttcttcaagccctagagcccacttactatggccacttgatctcagccattg GGCacgacatagagaagtgttggcatttgaaacaggcaatccaggagctcattgatgCAAACCAAATTGTAGTCCAAAGCCCAGATGTGCCAAatatcaaccaaaaccctttgccagcccatgcagagacgcacatgattgaaatagttcaCAAGGATGGGGATCCCAAAAAGTCTTCTaagtccgtcatgatgattcgggccagtGAAAGCAATTTGGCTAAAGCTCCAGACTCTACCAAAGCAACGCCCTTGACAATTGAAGGGATGACAGAAAAGCCGAGCTCACTCAATTCGAAACCACTAGTATTGGTTGTGAAAGGGCTGTCAAAAGATATCGGGGCAAGTCCGGAAAGTTcaaaagtggtagtaccagggaaTTCAAGTAAGACTGTCATAGTTGTAAAGCGGCCTCCTATTTCCCCTATAATCATTAAACCAGTAACCCAGCATCCAGTGGTGGATGTCAAGGCTGTTCCGTGGAATTATAAACAAGTGATactgacatacaaaggaaaagaaatagaggaAGAAGTCAATGAAACTGGAGGATTGACTCGTTCTGGGAGATGTTTCACCCCAGAAGAATTAAGGAAAGCGAAGCCATTCAAGGATAGCCCAATGCCAGTAAAGAAATCGGTCACcgaggaagaggctgaggagttcctgaaaaagatgaaagtgcaggattattccattgtggagcagttaaggaaaatACCAGCTCAAATTTCTCTTTTGTCTTTGTTGAtacattcagatgaacatcgcaaggtcttgatgaagattttaaatgaggcacacgttcctgataagatcaca ggtacagaacacaaccgaGCTCTTTATCTCACAGTGAAGTGTGAAGATTCTATTGTCTTaagggttttggttgataatGGCTCTAGTGCGAATATTTGCCCCCTGTCTACTCTGCAAAAACTGAATATTGGCATCGAAAGAATCCACTTGAACAGTGTGTGTGTTCGGGGCTTTGATGGGGGAGGTAAAGATTCTGTTGGAGATATAATGCTCGAATTGCCGATAGGGCCTGttgagtttaccatggaattccaagtgttagatGTGGTTGTCTCCTACAATCTATTGTTAGGCAGGTCCTGGTTACATGTTGCTAAGGCAGTCCCATCTTCTttgcaccaaatggtgaagtttgaatgggacaggcaggaaatagttgtgcacggtgaCGAGGACTTGTTAGCTTGTAATGATACAATTGTTCTGTTCATCAaagctgaagatgataagggatcTTGGGTCTATCAGACTTTCGAAACAGTGTATGTTGAGAAAATAcctgaaggaaaatgcattccgGGTCCTAGGCTATCCTCCGCGTCCGTCATGGTTGCgaatgaaatgttaaagaatgttTTTATGCCGAGCAAGGGTTAG